In the genome of Candidatus Diapherotrites archaeon, the window AACGGGAGAGGGGTTTAGAAATCCCATTATCCATTCCGGCGCCACCGACACCTGGGCGCCGGCGGGGATGGCTTTCCACCAAGGAAAGATCTATTTCGCCGGACTACGAGGAGAAGCGCTATACGAATACGACCTCGTTACTCATGAACTGAAAATCCATTTCAAACACCGGTTTGGAAGGCTACGCGCCGTGGTTGCCCAAGCGGATGCGCTCTACCTTTCCACGAGCAACCTGGACGGAAGGGGCATTCCCCGGGTCGGGGATGACAGGATCATCCGAATCAACTGGTCCTATTTCAAGGATACGTGAAATGACTATCTCTCCACTCTAAAATGAATCCAACGAATGGAAAACTTTACCGAATGTCCAATCGCTCGCGAAACAGTGCAAAAACAATCTGAAGGCCAAATAATCGGAAATTCGCCATATCAAAAAATAAAATTTCATTAAAATAGGAAAAAACTATCCCGCGAACCAGTTAATTAATCCTATCAACTCTTGTGCAATACCCATCTATTCGCATACATGAAAGGGATGTCAACCAATCCCACTAACCATTTCATGGCTATCAAACCAATGAAAATTGGAACTATTGGCTGCAATCCATAAAATGCCAATGTGACGAATATCATCGAATCCACTGCCATTGATGGGATGGAACTAAAAACATTCCTCATCCATAATTGTTTTCCCTTCGTAAACTCTTTGAACCAAGCGAAAATGTGTGCATCCAAGGATTCACTAATATAGAAAGCGATCCAGCTAGCCACCATAATCCGGGGAGCGAATCCTAAAATAGTCTCAAAAATCTGTTGATCAGACCAAAAAGGGGCAGGGGGGATGGCAATCGTCAACCAAATAAAAAAAACCATTACAATCTGTGCTACCAGCGCGATCCGAATCATGTTTAATGTTTCATTTTTACCAAATCGTTCATTCACGATATCAGTTATGAGAAATGTGACGGCAAAAATCAATGTAGCAGCTGGGGCG includes:
- a CDS encoding queuosine precursor transporter — protein: MLQWIIVWIILISSVTLFGSWYARKYGKPDALIGLYVAFVIAANIMAIKIAAFDLGFSTFIAPAATLIFAVTFLITDIVNERFGKNETLNMIRIALVAQIVMVFFIWLTIAIPPAPFWSDQQIFETILGFAPRIMVASWIAFYISESLDAHIFAWFKEFTKGKQLWMRNVFSSIPSMAVDSMIFVTLAFYGLQPIVPIFIGLIAMKWLVGLVDIPFMYANRWVLHKS